One Nostoc punctiforme PCC 73102 DNA window includes the following coding sequences:
- a CDS encoding CmcJ/NvfI family oxidoreductase, with the protein MSLNSQLFKDIPHVEGELHYLAPTAEKPVNYTYEPPPGIPQRSGKYEVHTLPIYDARPIAENVSLDQQGFALVGQHSTVKDFYDRDEVRRVYYPEAEEFLKDLTGAQRVIVFDHNLRNAERAKQGDQGIKTPVRGVHNDFTAKSGYSRARAVLEAIGTEDPDELLRHRFSVVNLWRPIAGPVQESPLAVCDAQSIAPNDLVATDLVYRDRVGETYAVTYNPKHRWFYFPQMQRNEALLIKCFDSEEEGLARFAAHTAFDDPTSQPDAPPRESIELRTLVFYAA; encoded by the coding sequence ATGAGCTTAAACAGTCAATTATTCAAAGATATACCGCACGTTGAGGGAGAACTCCATTACCTCGCTCCGACAGCAGAAAAACCTGTTAACTACACTTACGAACCACCACCAGGTATTCCACAGCGAAGCGGGAAGTATGAGGTACATACACTCCCAATCTACGATGCTCGGCCGATCGCAGAAAATGTGTCCTTAGATCAGCAGGGATTCGCCTTGGTCGGACAGCACAGCACTGTTAAAGACTTTTACGATCGGGATGAGGTGCGCCGCGTTTACTACCCTGAAGCCGAGGAATTTCTCAAGGATTTGACAGGTGCCCAAAGGGTGATAGTGTTCGATCACAACCTGCGTAATGCCGAACGAGCGAAGCAGGGCGACCAAGGCATAAAGACACCAGTAAGGGGCGTGCACAACGACTTCACCGCCAAGTCTGGCTATAGTCGCGCCCGTGCCGTGTTGGAAGCAATCGGTACTGAAGACCCTGATGAGCTTCTGCGGCACAGATTTAGTGTAGTTAACCTCTGGCGACCGATCGCAGGACCAGTTCAAGAGTCTCCATTAGCGGTGTGTGATGCCCAAAGTATCGCACCGAATGACCTCGTGGCTACCGATCTTGTATATCGCGATCGCGTCGGCGAAACCTACGCAGTCACGTACAATCCAAAACATCGGTGGTTCTACTTTCCGCAAATGCAACGGAACGAAGCGCTACTTATCAAATGTTTTGACTCAGAGGAAGAAGGTTTGGCGCGGTTCGCCGCCCACACCGCATTCGACGATCCAACAAGCCAGCCAGATGCCCCACCACGTGAGAGTATCGAGTTGCGGACGTTGGTTTTCTATGCCGCATAA
- a CDS encoding tyrosine phenol-lyase, with translation MTDAKQTSPRRRRSWAEPYKIKVVEPLKITTRAEREQAIAQAGYNTFLLRSEDVYIDLLTDSGTSAMSDYQWAGMMLGDEAYAGSKNFYNLEASIQKYYGYRHIVPTHQGRGAENILSQILIKPGDYIPGNMYFTTTRLHQELAGGTFVDVIIDEAHDAQSLHPFKGNVDLQKLTDLIERVGAERIPYISVAGTVNMAGGQPISMANLRAVHQLAQTYGIRIILDATRAVENAHFIQQREEDYSSQAIATILREFCSYTDGCTMSGKKDALVNIGGWLALNDYNLYEEARNLIVIYEGLHTYGGMAGRDMEAMARGIEESVQDDHIRARVGQVEYLGQKLLDWGIPIVVPIGGHAIYLDAKRFLPQIPQDQFPAQRLAAELYLEAGIRAMERGIVSAGRNKETGDNYYPELELVRLTIPRRVYTQAHMDLTAEAVEEVYHNRDRLRGLKMIYEPKYLRFFQARFELQ, from the coding sequence ATGACCGATGCCAAGCAAACTTCTCCGCGCCGCCGTCGCTCTTGGGCAGAGCCATATAAAATTAAGGTGGTTGAGCCATTAAAAATTACTACTCGCGCTGAACGCGAACAGGCGATCGCACAAGCGGGTTACAATACTTTTCTACTACGTTCTGAAGATGTCTATATTGATTTGCTCACTGATAGCGGCACTTCAGCCATGAGCGATTATCAGTGGGCAGGGATGATGCTGGGTGATGAAGCTTATGCCGGCAGCAAAAATTTTTACAATTTAGAAGCAAGTATCCAAAAGTATTACGGCTATCGCCATATTGTACCTACTCACCAAGGGCGTGGTGCAGAAAATATTCTTTCTCAAATACTGATCAAACCAGGAGACTACATACCTGGCAATATGTATTTCACCACAACCAGGTTGCATCAGGAGTTAGCTGGCGGCACTTTTGTCGATGTGATTATTGATGAAGCCCACGATGCCCAATCACTGCATCCATTTAAGGGTAATGTAGACTTACAAAAGCTTACAGACCTAATTGAGCGAGTTGGGGCAGAACGTATTCCCTATATTAGCGTTGCCGGAACCGTGAATATGGCTGGCGGACAGCCGATTTCTATGGCTAACCTGCGGGCGGTACATCAGTTAGCCCAAACCTACGGTATCCGCATTATTCTTGATGCCACCCGCGCTGTGGAAAACGCTCACTTTATCCAACAGCGAGAGGAGGATTATTCCAGCCAAGCGATCGCTACCATCTTACGCGAATTTTGCTCCTATACCGACGGTTGCACCATGAGCGGTAAGAAGGATGCACTGGTTAACATCGGCGGTTGGCTGGCTCTTAATGACTATAATCTTTACGAAGAAGCACGTAACTTAATAGTAATTTATGAAGGTCTACATACTTACGGTGGTATGGCTGGCCGGGACATGGAAGCTATGGCACGAGGTATAGAAGAATCAGTTCAAGACGATCATATTCGTGCCCGTGTCGGTCAGGTTGAGTATCTTGGACAAAAGCTTTTAGATTGGGGTATTCCAATTGTTGTGCCGATTGGCGGTCATGCCATTTATTTAGATGCCAAACGCTTTTTACCACAAATTCCCCAAGACCAATTTCCGGCACAACGTCTAGCAGCAGAACTGTATCTAGAGGCAGGCATTCGGGCAATGGAACGGGGCATCGTTTCCGCAGGGCGCAATAAAGAAACAGGCGATAATTATTATCCAGAGTTAGAATTAGTCCGTTTAACTATTCCACGCCGTGTTTACACTCAGGCTCACATGGATCTGACTGCTGAAGCAGTTGAAGAAGTTTATCATAATCGCGATCGCCTACGCGGACTCAAAATGATTTATGAGCCGAAGTATCTCCGTTTCTTTCAAGCAAGATTTGAATTGCAGTAA
- a CDS encoding NUDIX hydrolase codes for MSEQDCRKTVIQTGQKVNFVDIGSSFLPAFEKITSVLVVPFTKDGLIVCPLLDRGIDLPGGHVQIGEFTCEETARREVMEEVKVTLGELKLVKFIQSDFYGSQPEQLTYLVVMTGFVEEIISNNSYDCLSLCTHESMGRNIMDIDEFISQYQAGNKNDMRQIVLDAKSVLFNI; via the coding sequence ATGAGTGAGCAGGATTGCAGAAAGACTGTCATCCAAACAGGCCAAAAAGTCAATTTTGTAGATATTGGCAGTTCATTTTTGCCTGCCTTTGAAAAAATAACGAGTGTTCTAGTCGTACCTTTTACCAAGGATGGTTTAATTGTATGCCCTCTCCTTGACCGTGGTATTGACCTCCCTGGGGGACATGTGCAGATAGGCGAATTTACTTGTGAGGAAACTGCAAGACGAGAAGTTATGGAGGAGGTAAAAGTAACTCTAGGAGAATTAAAACTTGTGAAATTTATCCAGTCTGATTTTTACGGTAGTCAACCTGAGCAGCTTACATACCTTGTGGTCATGACTGGCTTTGTTGAGGAAATAATCTCTAACAATAGCTATGACTGTCTAAGCTTATGTACACATGAAAGTATGGGAAGAAACATTATGGATATTGATGAATTCATTTCTCAATATCAAGCAGGCAATAAAAATGATATGCGTCAAATTGTGCTAGACGCAAAAAGTGTGCTATTCAACATTTAA
- a CDS encoding Uma2 family endonuclease, whose product MILQAKNQLTLQEFLNLSPGEGDITYELVDGQAIPKMSPKFFHAKLTRVLLNLIEQSCEGKGEVCPEWSVTLTRRGRDWVPTPDILYISYERLPTNWDENEACPVPPDLVIEIISPGQTFGKMVAKAKNYLDAKVLRVWVVDSKARSITVFYPDAAPQTYMGDELLTDSLFEGLKFTVEQVFQKAKIPLNVE is encoded by the coding sequence ATGATACTCCAAGCCAAAAACCAATTAACCTTGCAAGAGTTCTTAAATCTTTCACCAGGTGAAGGAGATATAACTTATGAACTTGTTGATGGTCAAGCAATTCCTAAAATGTCACCAAAATTTTTTCACGCCAAACTTACGCGTGTTCTTCTCAACTTGATTGAGCAATCATGTGAAGGTAAAGGAGAAGTCTGCCCGGAATGGTCTGTTACATTAACTCGTCGGGGGCGAGATTGGGTACCAACACCAGATATTTTGTACATCTCTTATGAACGTTTACCCACTAACTGGGATGAAAACGAAGCTTGTCCTGTTCCTCCCGATTTAGTGATTGAAATTATTTCACCCGGACAAACCTTTGGAAAAATGGTAGCTAAAGCCAAAAACTATTTGGATGCTAAAGTGCTGCGGGTGTGGGTGGTAGATAGTAAAGCCAGAAGTATTACTGTTTTTTATCCAGATGCAGCACCACAAACTTATATGGGAGACGAATTACTCACAGATTCCCTATTCGAGGGACTCAAATTTACTGTTGAGCAGGTGTTTCAAAAGGCGAAAATACCATTAAATGTTGAATAG
- the aroB gene encoding 3-dehydroquinate synthase, translated as MTSLINVNLPEQSYEIAIAPSNLDQLGQQMANLKLGKKVLLVSNPTIFKHYGERAITSLKSAGFEVASCTLPPGERYKNLNSIQKLYDVALENRLERSATMVALGGGVIGDMTGFAAATWLRGINVVQVPTTLLAMVDSAIGGKTGVNHPHGKNLIGAFHQPRLVLIDPDVLKTLPMREFRAGMAEVIKYGVIWDAELFAQLEASKRLDQLRYVKPELIDSILTRSCQAKADVVGKDEKEGGLRAILNYGHTIGHAVESLTGYRLVNHGEAVAIGMVAAGQIAVELGMWQKEDTERQNALIQKTGLPTQLPSGVDIEAIIDALQLDKKVKAGKVRFVLPTEIGVVTVTDEVPSDIIRQVLQGM; from the coding sequence ATGACTTCTTTAATTAATGTAAATTTACCAGAGCAGTCTTATGAGATTGCGATCGCACCATCAAATTTAGATCAACTGGGTCAACAGATGGCCAATCTGAAGCTAGGCAAGAAGGTATTGCTAGTTTCTAATCCGACGATTTTTAAGCATTATGGGGAAAGAGCAATTACATCCCTGAAATCTGCGGGATTTGAAGTTGCTAGCTGCACCTTACCACCTGGTGAACGCTACAAAAACCTTAATTCCATCCAAAAACTCTACGATGTCGCCTTAGAAAACCGCTTAGAACGTTCTGCTACTATGGTGGCTTTGGGCGGAGGTGTAATTGGCGATATGACTGGCTTTGCCGCCGCAACCTGGCTGCGCGGCATTAATGTTGTCCAAGTACCTACAACTCTCTTGGCGATGGTAGATTCGGCAATTGGTGGCAAAACTGGCGTAAATCATCCCCACGGTAAAAACTTGATTGGGGCATTCCATCAGCCGCGCTTGGTTTTGATTGACCCAGATGTTTTAAAAACCCTTCCGATGCGCGAATTTCGGGCAGGAATGGCAGAAGTTATTAAGTACGGTGTAATTTGGGATGCTGAATTGTTTGCCCAGTTGGAAGCAAGTAAACGGCTCGACCAACTCCGCTATGTAAAACCTGAGCTAATAGACAGCATCTTAACGCGCTCTTGTCAAGCCAAAGCTGACGTTGTTGGCAAAGATGAGAAAGAAGGCGGATTACGCGCAATTCTCAACTATGGACATACCATCGGTCATGCAGTGGAAAGCTTGACTGGTTATCGTTTAGTGAATCACGGTGAAGCCGTAGCCATTGGTATGGTAGCAGCCGGCCAAATTGCTGTGGAATTGGGAATGTGGCAAAAAGAAGATACAGAACGTCAAAATGCTTTAATTCAAAAAACGGGTTTACCGACTCAGTTACCATCTGGGGTAGATATTGAAGCAATTATTGATGCGTTGCAACTAGATAAAAAAGTCAAAGCAGGAAAAGTACGGTTTGTTTTACCAACAGAGATTGGTGTAGTTACAGTTACCGATGAAGTGCCATCAGATATCATTCGGCAAGTCTTGCAGGGAATGTGA
- a CDS encoding cytochrome b6-f complex subunit PetL, with protein sequence MFAIAAYMGFLALFFGLSVGLLFGLRTAKII encoded by the coding sequence ATGTTTGCAATTGCAGCTTACATGGGCTTTTTAGCTTTGTTCTTCGGTTTATCTGTCGGTCTGTTGTTCGGTCTGCGGACTGCGAAGATAATTTAA
- the bioB gene encoding biotin synthase BioB translates to MVGIRYDWQELEIRAIYNTPLLELIYQAASVHRQYHDPTKIQVCKLISIKTGGCPEDCSYCAQSSRYKTEVKAEALLEKETVVNIAQKAKETGVSRICMGAAWREVRDNSQFEEVLEMVKDITAMGLEVCCTLGMLTANQARKLEEAGLYAYNHNLDTSQEYYSTIITTRTYSDRLNTIENVRQTNVTVCSGGILGLGETVDDRVGMLQTLANLHPHPESVPINILSQVPGTPLENQPDVPIWDIVRMIATARILMPASDVRLSAGRARLSQVEQAFCFMAGANSIFSSDDNKMLTVTTPCPDYDTDREMLNLLGLGMRPPSQRQEKVASPAVVG, encoded by the coding sequence GTGGTGGGAATACGCTACGATTGGCAGGAATTAGAGATTCGGGCGATATACAACACGCCATTGCTAGAGCTTATTTATCAAGCTGCTAGCGTGCATCGCCAATATCATGACCCAACAAAAATACAAGTTTGTAAGCTTATATCCATTAAAACGGGAGGTTGTCCAGAAGATTGTAGCTACTGCGCCCAATCTTCCCGCTATAAAACAGAGGTAAAGGCGGAAGCACTCCTAGAAAAGGAAACCGTTGTTAACATCGCCCAGAAAGCTAAAGAAACTGGTGTGAGTCGCATTTGCATGGGTGCTGCTTGGCGCGAAGTCCGGGATAACTCACAATTTGAGGAAGTCCTGGAAATGGTCAAGGATATAACCGCAATGGGTTTAGAAGTGTGCTGCACTTTGGGTATGCTGACGGCGAATCAGGCCAGGAAATTAGAAGAAGCGGGACTTTACGCCTACAACCATAACTTAGATACCTCGCAGGAATATTACAGCACAATTATTACCACAAGAACTTATAGCGATCGCTTGAATACAATTGAGAATGTCCGTCAGACAAATGTTACTGTATGTTCCGGCGGTATCCTGGGTTTAGGCGAAACTGTCGATGACCGAGTTGGGATGTTACAAACTCTGGCAAACTTACATCCGCATCCAGAGTCAGTACCAATTAATATTCTTTCACAAGTGCCGGGCACACCCTTAGAAAATCAACCTGATGTCCCCATTTGGGATATCGTGCGGATGATTGCCACAGCCAGAATTTTAATGCCAGCTTCTGATGTGCGTCTTAGTGCTGGTAGGGCTAGACTTTCTCAAGTTGAACAAGCTTTCTGCTTTATGGCAGGAGCCAATTCTATCTTTTCTAGCGACGACAACAAAATGTTGACGGTGACAACTCCCTGTCCAGATTACGATACTGACCGAGAAATGCTCAATTTACTTGGTTTGGGGATGCGTCCACCTTCCCAAAGACAGGAGAAGGTAGCAAGTCCAGCAGTTGTAGGATAA
- a CDS encoding GNAT family N-acetyltransferase, whose amino-acid sequence MISELPLITSDRLLLRAAIHEDIPQILKYFIYNKTYLTPFYPLWADGFFTEEYWQYQIENSFLEFINGQSLKLFIFTKKNPTVVIGTVNFSNFVRGAAHFCYVGYSLAESKQGKGYMTEGLKAATKYLFQELNFHRVMANYMPHNRRSGNVLKRLGFVIEGYARDYLLINGQWEDHIMTSLTNTNWQAPKF is encoded by the coding sequence ATGATATCAGAACTGCCACTAATTACTAGCGATCGCCTATTATTACGAGCGGCGATTCATGAAGATATACCCCAAATTCTTAAATACTTCATTTATAACAAAACTTATCTCACCCCATTCTATCCTCTATGGGCTGATGGTTTTTTCACTGAAGAATATTGGCAATATCAGATAGAGAATAGTTTTCTCGAATTTATTAATGGGCAATCGTTAAAGCTATTTATTTTTACAAAAAAAAATCCTACTGTAGTTATTGGAACGGTCAATTTTAGCAATTTTGTCCGAGGAGCCGCTCATTTTTGTTACGTGGGATATAGCCTGGCTGAAAGTAAACAAGGTAAAGGATATATGACAGAAGGGCTAAAAGCCGCAACTAAATATCTCTTTCAAGAATTAAATTTTCATCGAGTTATGGCTAATTATATGCCTCACAATCGGCGCAGTGGCAATGTCTTAAAAAGACTCGGATTTGTCATTGAAGGATACGCTAGAGACTATTTGTTAATTAATGGACAATGGGAAGATCATATTATGACAAGTCTTACAAATACTAATTGGCAAGCACCAAAATTTTAA